A stretch of Imperialibacter roseus DNA encodes these proteins:
- the mnmG gene encoding tRNA uridine-5-carboxymethylaminomethyl(34) synthesis enzyme MnmG, with protein sequence MFPKYDIIVVGAGHAGCEAAHAAATMGSKVLLVTMNMGTIAQMSCNPAMGGVAKGQIVREIDALGGMSGIITDKTMIQFRMLNKSKGPAMWSPRAQSDRMRFAEEWRLTLERNPNVDFWQEMVVGLLVKDGKAVGVKTSLGIEIESSAVVLTNGTFLNGVIHIGEKKFGGGRTGEHAAKGITEQLQSLGFESGRMKTGTPPRVDGRSLNYDAMEEQKGDAEPGKFSYSEETTPLATQASCYITYTNPEVHTILETGFEKSPMFAGRIKGIGPRYCPSIEDKINRFSERDRHQIFVEPEGWDTVEVYVNGFSTSLPEDVQIKALRKIPGFENARMFRPGYAIEYDYFPPTQLNHTLETKLIQHLYFAGQINGTTGYEEAASQGLMAGINAHLKNSEKEPLILTRSEAYIGVLIDDLINKGTEEPYRMFTSRAEFRILLRQDNADIRLTEKGHAIGLASDHRLTATKNKINQSNQIHTVLKQLKYTPEEINDGLDAIGTAGIREKTSAYTLLKRPQVDLAELLKLHPKTADALQPYMKDAIEQSEIEIKYETYIVKEKELADKVHLLENHRIDPLFDYYKITALSSEAREKLLKIKPHTLGQASRISGVNPADISILMVYMGR encoded by the coding sequence ATGTTTCCTAAATACGATATAATAGTAGTAGGAGCGGGCCACGCCGGATGTGAAGCTGCACATGCCGCAGCCACAATGGGCTCCAAAGTACTGCTTGTAACAATGAACATGGGCACTATCGCTCAGATGTCTTGTAACCCTGCGATGGGTGGCGTAGCCAAAGGACAAATAGTGCGTGAGATAGATGCCCTGGGTGGCATGTCGGGGATTATCACCGACAAAACCATGATCCAGTTCAGGATGCTCAACAAGTCGAAAGGCCCAGCCATGTGGAGCCCACGAGCTCAAAGCGACAGAATGAGGTTTGCGGAGGAATGGAGGCTTACATTGGAGCGCAACCCTAACGTGGATTTTTGGCAGGAAATGGTAGTAGGATTGCTCGTCAAAGACGGAAAAGCTGTTGGTGTCAAGACAAGTTTAGGAATAGAGATCGAGTCAAGCGCAGTTGTCCTCACTAACGGCACCTTTCTTAATGGCGTCATCCATATTGGAGAAAAGAAGTTTGGCGGGGGCCGCACCGGTGAGCATGCTGCCAAAGGAATAACTGAGCAGCTGCAAAGTCTTGGCTTTGAGTCAGGCAGAATGAAAACTGGCACACCCCCGCGGGTTGATGGACGAAGCCTCAACTACGACGCCATGGAGGAACAAAAGGGAGATGCCGAGCCTGGCAAATTTTCCTACAGTGAAGAAACCACTCCCTTAGCAACTCAAGCAAGCTGCTATATCACCTACACAAACCCTGAAGTGCATACTATCCTGGAGACTGGTTTCGAAAAGTCCCCAATGTTTGCTGGGCGAATTAAAGGAATAGGCCCACGTTATTGTCCTTCAATAGAAGACAAGATCAACCGCTTTTCGGAGCGAGACCGGCACCAGATATTTGTTGAGCCCGAAGGATGGGACACCGTGGAGGTATATGTCAATGGCTTTTCTACCTCGCTACCAGAAGACGTCCAGATAAAAGCACTAAGGAAAATACCGGGCTTTGAGAATGCCAGGATGTTCAGGCCAGGCTATGCGATCGAGTACGACTACTTCCCACCCACGCAACTCAATCACACCTTAGAAACCAAACTCATTCAGCATCTGTACTTTGCTGGTCAAATAAATGGTACTACCGGCTATGAAGAGGCGGCATCGCAGGGACTGATGGCAGGCATTAACGCCCACCTAAAAAACAGCGAGAAAGAACCACTGATCCTGACAAGATCTGAAGCATATATTGGTGTGCTGATTGACGACCTTATTAACAAAGGCACTGAAGAACCTTACAGGATGTTTACTTCCCGGGCTGAGTTTCGCATACTTCTGAGACAAGACAACGCCGACATAAGACTAACCGAGAAAGGCCATGCCATTGGTTTGGCCTCCGACCACCGTCTAACAGCAACGAAAAACAAAATCAACCAAAGCAATCAAATACACACCGTTTTAAAACAACTCAAATATACTCCCGAAGAAATCAACGATGGACTCGATGCCATAGGCACCGCAGGCATTAGAGAGAAAACATCCGCCTATACACTTTTGAAACGGCCACAAGTCGATCTTGCCGAACTGCTCAAACTGCATCCTAAAACCGCTGATGCACTACAGCCTTATATGAAAGACGCTATTGAACAGAGCGAGATAGAAATCAAATACGAAACCTATATCGTGAAAGAGAAAGAGCTAGCCGACAAAGTTCACCTTTTGGAAAACCACAGGATAGATCCGCTCTTTGACTACTATAAAATAACAGCGCTATCTTCGGAGGCACGAGAAAAACTACTCAAAATCAAACCACACACATTAGGGCAAGCCTCCAGAATAAGCGGCGTTAACCCAGCAGATATCTCAATACTAATGGTATACATGGGGAGGTAA
- the ybeY gene encoding rRNA maturation RNase YbeY, with protein sequence MKITFFSEDVSFKLSSPNKVRRWIKEVIHLEKHTLSEISYIFCSDDYLHNMNVQYLNHDTLTDIITFDNSEQEELIEGDIFISVDRVKENATQLNLPFDTELHRVMIHGILHLCGYKDKTSADNELMRKKEDACLSLLPDL encoded by the coding sequence ATGAAAATCACCTTCTTTAGTGAAGACGTTTCTTTTAAGCTTTCCTCTCCTAATAAGGTTCGTCGTTGGATCAAAGAAGTGATACACCTGGAGAAACACACACTATCAGAGATTTCCTATATATTCTGCTCCGACGACTACCTGCACAATATGAACGTGCAATATCTCAATCACGACACACTTACCGACATCATTACGTTTGATAATTCGGAACAGGAAGAACTAATCGAAGGTGACATATTCATCAGTGTCGATCGTGTGAAGGAGAACGCTACCCAACTAAATCTTCCTTTTGACACCGAACTGCATCGAGTCATGATCCATGGCATACTTCACTTGTGTGGTTACAAAGACAAGACAAGTGCCGACAATGAGCTTATGAGAAAAAAAGAGGATGCTTGTTTATCTTTGCTCCCGGATCTATGA
- a CDS encoding ATP-binding protein yields MDNIKIEIPSLPENIRIVESFIDNAKERFSLEDDIYGNIMIAVTEAVNNAILHGNGKDAHKNVLLQLSLLNENLQFTVQDEGAGFDYQHLPDPTAPENLEKPGGRGIFLMKNLCDEVKFHEGGKKVDLIFYLG; encoded by the coding sequence ATGGATAATATCAAAATCGAGATTCCTTCTCTTCCTGAGAATATTCGAATCGTTGAGAGTTTTATCGACAACGCTAAAGAACGATTCAGTCTTGAAGATGATATCTATGGCAATATTATGATTGCTGTGACAGAAGCCGTAAACAACGCTATACTGCATGGCAACGGAAAAGACGCCCACAAGAACGTACTGCTTCAATTATCATTACTCAACGAGAACCTTCAGTTCACCGTTCAGGACGAGGGCGCTGGGTTCGACTACCAACACCTTCCCGATCCAACTGCACCTGAAAACCTTGAGAAGCCCGGTGGAAGAGGCATCTTTCTTATGAAGAACCTGTGTGACGAAGTTAAGTTCCATGAAGGCGGCAAGAAAGTGGATCTGATCTTTTACCTGGGCTAG
- a CDS encoding DUF4175 family protein, whose amino-acid sequence MDEKKEAKMNTGIDAIKRQLHDYKKKYYTDKLVKGVLYFLLVVLCLFLTFTVLEFNFRFGTWIRGFLLFSFVILTSGILLIRIIKPLWEIYSGGKNLDDAEAARQIGQFFPEVKDKLLNVLQLQKISNQDESLLIASIDQKSHELSTIKFVNAIKINANLSFLRYLAIPAGITLILLLLVPQLFTESAARIIQYNKTFTPPPPFTFNLLNESLDGFRNEDFQLKMSIEGDNIPENVYLESNGRRIKLNENAEGLFEFTFPKMLVKTNFKFEAAGYSSAEYQITLHNRPLLKNFNVFLDFPSYTGKQDVLLENIGNVEVPEGSQINWQFSTTEADSLWLKFDKDDEPFSSQISDNQLFDVKKTFFNPQYYEVLLANKFSKNKDRIRYRIEVVKDKAPEIHAEIFQDTTLFSFIVLGGSVSDDYGLTKLAIKYQTQNAREESLFSTLPLPLDKKQSSQGFYYQWRIDSMNLKEGETLAYYVEVTDNDEVNGHKSTRTGLYYMKVPTRKELKESLAKEAQGAEKQIDKSLDQAKEIQDQIKEIENRLKTKKKMDWQDEKLIQDLLDKKEELSENIEKLKNQNKDLNERRERFSESSPKLKDQMEKLQSLMDELLDDETKKLYDELKKLLEEKSQLGEVQKMMNQIENKEENLEKELERALELFNKMKFDFKLEEIVQDLEETSKKQEELSEKTENSENSKEDLIKEQEEIKEEFQELQKDMEELNELNQELDNPESMPDFSEEKEEVEKNQEESISNLEEQKRKKASDNQKKSAQQMKQMGEKMQQMQSNMEMEMLEENLDNLRDIVDNLVKLSFSQENLMNNFKEVNQSDPRFLELSQEQLKIKDDAIIVKDSLLALANRVFQIASFVTREVGALNEYMDQSLDALKDRNKSLAISKQQFSMTSMNNLALLLDDVLQQMQQQMADAMGSPQKGKKGQKKNMPGLSDLQSELSKKINDLKKSGKTGRQLSEELAKLAAEQEMIRRELEAMQQKMGGDKEGGPGGLQDAIKKMEQTERDLVNKRLANISQERQEDIVTRLLEAENSERERELSKEREGEAARDFERKIPAAFEEYKQLKEKEIELLKTVPPKLNPYYKKEVNEYFKRIGSN is encoded by the coding sequence ATGGATGAAAAGAAGGAGGCCAAAATGAATACAGGAATCGACGCCATCAAGAGGCAACTTCATGATTACAAAAAGAAATACTATACCGACAAGTTGGTTAAAGGTGTTCTCTACTTCCTTCTTGTGGTCCTTTGCCTTTTCTTGACGTTTACCGTATTAGAGTTCAATTTTCGCTTCGGCACGTGGATCAGGGGTTTTTTGTTGTTTTCTTTTGTCATTCTCACCTCTGGCATACTCCTGATCCGGATTATAAAGCCTCTGTGGGAGATCTATTCAGGAGGAAAAAACCTTGATGACGCCGAGGCAGCCCGTCAAATAGGGCAGTTCTTTCCTGAAGTAAAAGACAAACTTCTGAATGTGCTTCAGCTTCAAAAAATTAGCAACCAGGATGAAAGCCTCCTTATAGCCAGTATAGATCAAAAGAGCCATGAGCTCTCAACAATAAAGTTCGTCAATGCAATAAAAATAAATGCGAACCTTAGCTTTTTAAGGTATCTAGCCATTCCCGCCGGCATCACACTTATATTGCTTCTGCTTGTTCCCCAGCTGTTTACGGAAAGTGCCGCCCGAATCATACAATATAACAAGACCTTCACCCCGCCGCCGCCGTTTACCTTCAATCTTTTGAATGAGTCCCTTGATGGTTTTCGTAATGAGGATTTTCAATTGAAGATGAGCATTGAAGGCGATAACATCCCGGAAAATGTGTACCTGGAAAGTAACGGCCGCCGCATCAAGCTAAATGAAAACGCCGAAGGCCTCTTTGAGTTTACCTTTCCGAAAATGTTGGTGAAGACCAATTTCAAGTTCGAAGCGGCAGGATACTCAAGTGCAGAATATCAGATTACACTACACAATCGGCCCCTGCTCAAAAACTTCAACGTGTTTCTTGACTTCCCATCCTATACCGGAAAACAAGATGTTCTTTTGGAAAACATAGGCAACGTGGAAGTGCCGGAAGGAAGCCAAATCAACTGGCAGTTCAGCACAACCGAAGCCGACAGTTTGTGGCTGAAGTTTGATAAGGACGACGAGCCATTTTCATCCCAAATATCTGACAATCAACTATTTGACGTCAAAAAAACATTCTTTAACCCTCAATACTATGAGGTGTTGCTGGCCAACAAATTCAGCAAAAATAAAGACAGGATCAGGTACCGGATCGAAGTGGTGAAAGACAAGGCGCCGGAAATTCACGCAGAAATCTTCCAGGACACCACTCTTTTCAGCTTCATTGTGCTGGGCGGATCAGTGAGCGACGATTATGGCCTTACCAAGCTTGCCATTAAATACCAAACTCAGAATGCCAGGGAAGAGTCCCTGTTCAGCACGCTTCCGCTTCCTCTCGACAAAAAGCAATCGTCGCAGGGTTTTTACTACCAGTGGCGCATCGACAGCATGAATCTCAAGGAAGGCGAAACGCTTGCTTACTACGTGGAGGTGACTGATAATGACGAGGTTAACGGGCATAAATCGACCCGGACAGGTCTGTATTATATGAAGGTTCCGACAAGGAAAGAGTTGAAGGAGTCGTTGGCGAAGGAGGCGCAGGGTGCCGAAAAACAGATTGATAAAAGTCTTGACCAGGCCAAAGAAATTCAGGATCAGATAAAGGAGATTGAGAATCGGCTGAAGACCAAGAAAAAGATGGACTGGCAGGATGAGAAGCTGATACAGGACTTGCTGGACAAAAAAGAGGAGCTTAGTGAAAACATAGAAAAGCTAAAAAACCAAAACAAAGACCTGAATGAGCGTAGAGAACGGTTTTCAGAGAGCAGCCCCAAGTTAAAAGACCAAATGGAGAAGCTTCAGTCGCTCATGGACGAACTGCTGGATGATGAAACTAAAAAACTCTATGACGAGCTGAAAAAACTGCTGGAGGAGAAGTCACAGCTTGGTGAGGTTCAGAAAATGATGAACCAGATAGAAAACAAGGAAGAAAACCTTGAAAAAGAGCTAGAACGGGCGCTGGAGCTTTTCAACAAGATGAAATTTGACTTCAAGCTTGAAGAAATAGTTCAGGATTTGGAAGAAACAAGCAAGAAGCAGGAGGAACTAAGCGAGAAGACTGAGAACTCTGAGAACTCAAAAGAAGATCTCATTAAGGAGCAGGAAGAAATCAAAGAAGAGTTTCAGGAGCTTCAAAAAGACATGGAAGAGTTAAACGAGCTCAACCAGGAGCTCGATAACCCAGAAAGCATGCCGGATTTCAGCGAAGAAAAAGAAGAAGTGGAGAAGAACCAGGAGGAGTCTATTTCAAACCTGGAAGAACAGAAGAGGAAAAAGGCGTCTGACAATCAAAAGAAAAGTGCTCAGCAAATGAAGCAGATGGGTGAGAAGATGCAGCAAATGCAAAGCAACATGGAGATGGAGATGCTTGAGGAAAACCTCGATAACCTCAGAGATATTGTAGATAACCTCGTTAAGCTCTCTTTCAGCCAGGAAAATCTGATGAACAACTTCAAAGAGGTAAACCAAAGTGACCCGAGGTTTCTCGAATTATCTCAGGAGCAATTAAAGATAAAGGACGATGCCATTATCGTTAAAGACAGTCTCCTTGCGCTGGCTAACAGGGTTTTTCAAATTGCCTCGTTTGTAACAAGAGAAGTGGGTGCACTCAATGAATACATGGATCAAAGCCTGGATGCGCTTAAAGACCGGAACAAATCGCTGGCGATCAGCAAGCAGCAGTTCTCAATGACATCGATGAACAACCTGGCTCTATTACTCGACGATGTGCTTCAGCAGATGCAACAGCAAATGGCTGACGCAATGGGCTCACCGCAAAAAGGGAAAAAAGGACAAAAGAAAAACATGCCGGGCCTAAGCGATCTTCAGAGCGAACTGAGCAAGAAAATTAATGATCTCAAAAAAAGCGGAAAAACAGGCAGACAACTATCGGAAGAATTGGCTAAACTTGCTGCCGAGCAGGAAATGATTAGACGAGAGCTCGAAGCAATGCAACAGAAGATGGGCGGCGACAAAGAGGGTGGCCCGGGTGGCTTGCAAGATGCTATCAAAAAAATGGAACAAACCGAAAGAGATCTTGTTAATAAGCGACTAGCCAACATTAGCCAGGAAAGGCAGGAAGACATTGTAACAAGGCTTTTGGAAGCTGAGAACTCTGAAAGAGAAAGAGAGCTCAGTAAGGAAAGAGAAGGGGAGGCCGCACGAGATTTTGAAAGAAAGATCCCAGCAGCTTTTGAAGAATATAAGCAGCTAAAAGAAAAGGAAATTGAGTTGCTTAAAACTGTTCCTCCCAAATTGAACCCTTACTACAAAAAAGAAGTAAATGAGTACTTTAAACGTATTGGCAGCAATTAA
- a CDS encoding exodeoxyribonuclease III has translation MTGIISYNVNGIRSAVSKGITQWLKEKDPQIVCFQELKAHKEQIPVSLFEDLGYHCYWFPAVKKGYSGVAILSKTKPKHVEYGSGIDQSDYEGRVIRADFQHYSVMSVYVPSGSSGDERQDYKMQWLGEFTDYIKKVMADHPKLIISGDYNICHKPIDIHDPVSNKNSSGFLPEEREWLSEFIDTGFVDSFRQFNTAPHQYSWWTFRANARANNKGWRIDYHLATQEMAADLIHAEILPQVVHSDHCPVGLSIK, from the coding sequence ATGACTGGAATAATATCATATAATGTAAACGGAATTCGGTCGGCTGTTTCCAAGGGTATAACGCAGTGGCTAAAGGAGAAAGATCCGCAAATCGTTTGTTTTCAGGAACTTAAGGCCCACAAAGAGCAAATTCCCGTTTCGTTGTTCGAAGACCTCGGCTACCACTGCTACTGGTTTCCCGCAGTGAAAAAAGGCTATAGTGGTGTTGCCATTCTATCAAAAACTAAACCCAAACATGTGGAGTACGGGTCCGGCATCGATCAGTCGGACTACGAAGGCCGGGTTATTCGGGCCGACTTCCAGCACTACTCCGTTATGAGCGTTTACGTTCCCTCAGGTTCTTCAGGAGACGAACGACAGGACTACAAAATGCAATGGTTGGGTGAGTTTACTGACTACATAAAAAAAGTAATGGCCGACCATCCCAAACTCATTATTTCCGGCGACTATAATATTTGCCACAAGCCGATCGATATCCACGACCCCGTGTCCAACAAAAATAGTTCTGGCTTTTTGCCGGAGGAACGTGAGTGGCTTAGCGAATTCATAGATACCGGCTTTGTGGATTCCTTCCGCCAATTCAACACAGCGCCTCACCAGTATAGCTGGTGGACGTTCAGGGCCAATGCCAGAGCAAACAACAAGGGGTGGCGGATTGATTACCACCTCGCCACTCAGGAGATGGCAGCAGACTTGATACACGCTGAAATTCTCCCACAAGTGGTTCATTCTGACCATTGCCCCGTTGGACTTAGCATTAAATAA
- a CDS encoding carboxymuconolactone decarboxylase family protein: MSKVDEFNNYREKMNERILSSDNKLVKRIFNLDTNAFSEGAIDVKNKEMLGLACSMVLRCDDCVRYHLGKCYELGCSDKEMDEVFGIATLIGGTIVIPHLRRAVEFWDELKLTPQNV; this comes from the coding sequence ATGAGCAAAGTAGACGAATTCAATAACTACAGAGAAAAGATGAATGAGCGTATCCTTTCTTCTGACAACAAGCTTGTTAAAAGAATATTTAACCTCGACACCAATGCCTTCAGTGAGGGGGCCATTGATGTGAAAAACAAAGAAATGCTGGGGCTGGCCTGCTCCATGGTGCTCAGGTGCGATGACTGTGTACGCTATCATTTGGGCAAATGTTATGAGCTCGGCTGCTCCGACAAGGAGATGGACGAGGTGTTTGGCATTGCCACACTTATTGGGGGAACGATAGTAATTCCCCACCTGAGAAGGGCAGTTGAATTTTGGGACGAATTAAAACTAACACCACAAAATGTTTAA
- a CDS encoding ComF family protein codes for MANIANELWNDFVSLIFPENCISCGELLVRGEDHLCTACRYQLPIVDEAIRDSLLTNKFVYEPKISFVDAFLTFKKSGITQKLLHQLKYKGNRELGVMLGAWYGNQLTEKPGFSAFDIIVPVPLHKRKLRIRGYNQSMAIAEGLSVATQKPVDAELLVRSKFTSTQTKKQKVDRWQNVENIFGVTSPESVKGKKVLLVDDVLTTGSTLSSCASALISAGAEGIGICALAVSHK; via the coding sequence ATGGCAAATATCGCAAATGAACTTTGGAATGATTTTGTTTCTTTGATATTTCCTGAAAACTGTATCTCATGCGGTGAGTTATTGGTTCGGGGTGAGGATCATTTGTGCACAGCTTGCCGTTATCAGCTGCCCATTGTAGATGAAGCTATCCGGGATTCTCTTCTGACAAACAAGTTTGTGTACGAACCAAAAATTAGCTTCGTCGATGCTTTTTTAACTTTCAAGAAATCGGGCATTACTCAGAAGCTTCTTCATCAGCTAAAATATAAAGGGAATCGTGAGTTGGGTGTTATGCTTGGTGCCTGGTATGGTAACCAGCTTACAGAGAAGCCAGGGTTTTCGGCTTTTGATATAATTGTTCCAGTTCCTTTGCACAAAAGAAAGCTGAGGATCAGAGGCTACAATCAAAGCATGGCAATTGCAGAAGGACTTTCTGTCGCTACGCAAAAACCAGTTGATGCCGAGCTACTTGTCCGGTCTAAATTCACCAGCACGCAAACCAAGAAGCAAAAGGTGGATCGCTGGCAGAATGTGGAAAACATTTTTGGTGTTACCAGCCCGGAGAGCGTAAAAGGGAAAAAAGTGCTGCTTGTTGACGATGTGCTTACCACCGGATCAACACTTTCATCCTGTGCTTCAGCGCTGATAAGCGCCGGGGCTGAAGGGATAGGAATTTGTGCGTTGGCGGTCTCTCACAAATAA
- the gldJ gene encoding gliding motility lipoprotein GldJ → MKNFVNILCTSALAVGFSAFLGGCGSSTPTSSSPGSLSSATGMEYNEEGGFQVSDYAGQPEGPNLVFIEGGRTVLGSFEEDLMNRHDNVERAVTVASFYMDETEIANIHWLEYLYYIRLDSSREFYESSLPDTTVWARDLAYNDPYVDHYLRYPGFRYYPVVGVNWKQANDYCNWRTTVVNLKLAQDAGLEDVTLAESGSERIPLESGVVLPNYRLPTEAEWEYAAQALIGVQWLDENQTHRRLYPWDGHSLRNPYGKKMGYFLANFKRGRGDYAGIAGKLNDGAMITTYIYDYPPNEFGLYNMSGNVNEWVWDVYRPLSFQDFDDLNPVRRDGYLDDEKGYDTQNFNSLVSDRVRVYKGGSWADVAYWMSPGTRRYLEEDSSTSTIGFRCAMIRAGTNY, encoded by the coding sequence ATGAAAAATTTTGTTAACATCTTATGTACCTCTGCTTTGGCTGTTGGGTTCTCCGCTTTTCTAGGCGGGTGCGGTTCCAGCACGCCAACAAGTAGTAGTCCAGGCAGCCTGAGCTCAGCGACAGGAATGGAGTACAACGAGGAGGGTGGTTTTCAGGTTAGCGACTATGCCGGTCAGCCTGAGGGTCCTAATCTAGTTTTTATAGAAGGAGGTCGTACGGTTCTTGGGTCTTTTGAGGAAGATTTGATGAACAGACACGACAATGTTGAGAGAGCCGTAACAGTTGCTTCATTTTACATGGACGAAACTGAAATCGCCAACATTCACTGGTTGGAGTATCTCTACTACATTCGCCTTGACTCTTCAAGAGAATTTTATGAGTCTTCGCTGCCTGACACAACTGTTTGGGCCAGAGACCTTGCTTACAATGATCCTTATGTAGATCACTACCTTCGTTACCCTGGTTTCAGGTACTATCCTGTTGTAGGTGTTAACTGGAAGCAAGCCAATGACTATTGCAACTGGAGAACCACGGTGGTTAACCTTAAGCTTGCACAAGATGCCGGTCTTGAGGACGTAACACTTGCAGAGTCAGGAAGTGAAAGAATTCCTTTGGAAAGTGGTGTTGTGCTACCTAACTACCGTCTCCCAACCGAGGCCGAGTGGGAATATGCAGCTCAGGCACTTATTGGTGTTCAGTGGCTGGACGAAAACCAAACTCACCGCAGGCTGTATCCCTGGGATGGTCACTCATTGCGTAATCCTTATGGAAAGAAAATGGGTTACTTCCTTGCCAACTTCAAAAGAGGCCGTGGTGACTACGCCGGTATAGCCGGTAAGCTGAACGACGGTGCCATGATCACAACTTATATCTACGATTATCCTCCAAACGAATTTGGTCTTTATAACATGTCAGGTAATGTTAACGAATGGGTATGGGACGTTTACCGCCCGCTTTCGTTCCAGGACTTTGATGACCTGAACCCTGTTCGTCGTGACGGTTACCTTGATGACGAAAAAGGTTATGACACTCAGAACTTCAACTCACTTGTTTCTGACAGAGTGAGAGTTTACAAAGGAGGTTCATGGGCTGACGTAGCTTACTGGATGTCGCCAGGAACCAGAAGATACCTTGAAGAAGATTCTTCAACTTCAACAATCGGTTTCCGTTGTGCGATGATCCGTGCCGGTACCAACTACTAA